GCAGCACAAATGTCAAAGCGCGCTGTGCCCGGTCTTCACCATCAGAGTTCACGAGAGAATGCATGCGCGCGCTCAACGAATGAGACCCCGCCGTCGCTGCGCGATCTTCTGAAGGAGCTTCAATACCGGTTTCCCTCCAATCCCCGCCGCTGTTGCTTTAATCCGGCTATGGCGGGCGGGGAACGTTCGCGCCGCTTCAGAAAAGTGAATCCGTGCCGTGCTGGCGTTTCCACTGAAGGTCAACGCGGTCCCAAGATCGAAGAGGTGCGTTGCCAGTCCCGTTCGCACTACCTGAAGTTCGGCGGGCGTGATGTTTGGATGATTGAGGGCTTCGCGATGAATTCGAATCAGGGCCTCACATCGCGTCACCGGCTTGGAACGCCAGTCGTCGGACATGGCGCTCGTGTTTTGTCGTCGGATCAAGCGCAGGGCAGGGCGTTCATCGACGATCCATTGTGCCTGCCGCGCGAGGCGCACAAACAAGTCCATGTCTTCATAAAACGTTTTCCGAAACAGCCCGATCTCCTGCAGAGTTTTGCGGCGGGCAACCAATGACTGCGCGAAAAAGCAGCCGCGCAGCACCCAGGTCAGCGGCCGTTCCAGTTTCATTAGCTGACCCGACTCCACCCCGCGAATTTTGAACAGGTTTAGTTCGGGCCCGTCCTGCGCGACAATCGCGGTGTTTGTGAGGTGAGCATCCGCCGTGGGATGTTTCTCGATGCTCGCCGACGCAATTGCTAGCCGATCAGGAGCGTATTCGTCGTCGTCATCAAGAAATGAAACCCATTCTGACCGAGCTGCCTGGATTCCCGTGTTTCGCGCCGCACTCAACCCGCCGTTTTCCTGCCGGATCACCCGGATTCGATCCGCGAATTTTGCAAGCACTGCGGATGTATCGTCAGTGGAACCGTCGTCGACGACGATGATTTCAGAAGGGGGATGCGTTTGCGAGAGGACGCTGCGGATGGCAAGCGCGACAAGTTGCGAACGATTGAACGTCGGAATGACAACGCAGATGGATCGATCAGTGGACACGGCGAAAGCGGAATTAGCGTCGAAACGAGTGGACCAGCTCTATTTCAAAGCAGTTTCAATGAACTGCTGCGAAACCTTTATTTGCTCCTGCAGAGCGGCACGGGATCGGTTCCAATCAATAGGCTGGATGGCCAGGGCGGCTGCCGCTTCAGGTGAAGGGGAGTCCAACAGGCAACGCGAAGACAAATGCATCCAATCCAGCATAGTGGCTACTTTGATTCGCCGTCCCGGGGTTGGGATGGAAATGAAGGGCCGTTCGAATTTGGCGGCGATCGCCGTTCCATGGAAATAGCTGGTAACGACGAAAGACGCGTGGCGAAACCATGACAGCCACTCGGCGGGTCCGGGGGAAGGAATCCGCTTTGTTGCCTGGTGACAGGGATATTGCAAAGAGACGACCGTCTTCAGCCCGGTTGCCTCGATGATCTTCTGGAGAGCCGGACCAAGCCCGCGCGTGAAGTCGCCGAACACCAGAAGATAGGGTTCGCTCAGCGGCGGCTTGGGATCGATCAAATCCCCAAAGTCGCAAAGGAAGACGGGATCGACCACCTGAACGGGGACACTGGGAGAGAGTGGCGCCACGAGGTTCGCCGTGTGCGAATCGCGCACACCCACATGATCGAAGTCCGCCAATGCGTTCTTAACCTGCGATTCGAACTCACCGAAGGCTGTGGTTCCGCCCGAACTTGCGGCATAACTGATCTTCCGTTGTCCGTTCACCGGAAAGTTCAGGAAGAACATGGGATCGAAATATTGGACCGGCCCCGTGAACCAAACCTGATCGCTGCCTGCGATAAAGGCGTCGTAATTGCCAACGTCCGGGATGAATTCATCAACCGAACGATATCTTCGCGGGCTGAGCGGCAACTGGCTTTCCACGAACCGCGTGTTTCGGCGCAGGCGGATCCAATGGTTGACGGGCGGCGGCAACTTCCAGCGCAAGCGATACATCTCTTCAAGTTGCGGCTGTCGATAATCAATCGTATGAACCGTCCGCCCGGTTTTCTGAAGGTAGGTTGCCAGGGCGTAGGCTTGGAGAACCGCCCCGTAATTGGGAACGGAATGAACAGTAATGATGCCGACTTTCATGAAAGAGCGGCATCAGCCAACTTCGGATTCAATGCTAGGCAATGATCGACTGTCGCAGCGATCGTAGGGGCAATGGATTCCCACGAATAGCGTGTGTTGAACAACCTCCATCCAGCCTCCGCGAGGCGATTTCCCAGGGCCGGATCCAGCAGGATACGCTGGCAGGCGATCGCAAACTCCGAACTACTTTCTGCAATCAGCGCTTCGCACCCGTGAGAGACATCGTATCCTCGGGCGCCGTGAGGAGTCATCACGATTGGCACTCGCCGCGCCAGCCCTTCAGCGACTTTCAGGTGCGTACCTCCGCCAAGACGGGTGGGGACAATCATTCCCGACCAGGTCGCCATCTCCTGTGCCACATCGTGGACAAAGCCCAGCCCCTTGATCTGCGGGACGTTCAACTTTTGCGAGAGGGAGTCGCTGCCTTTTCCAACCAAACGGAGCTCGGCCGATGGAACCTTGCTGCGAACGTGCGGCCAGACCTCGCTCGCGAACCATTTCAAGCCGTCCAGATTCGGAAGGTGCTCAAAATGTCCAATCATTCCAAGCCGCGGCTGCCCTGGGACGATACTTCTGGGCGCGACCGATTCCGGCGTGGCGAACCCATTCGGCACGACGTGAACGCGCGGGTCATTGTCGAAGTGCTCGCGATCGCTTTCCTTGCACACGGTGAGGACATCGAAGCGATCCAGACACAACCTCTCGCGACGCTTTTCGGCAAAAGCGTTCCGCCAGCGTTTGAGCTTCGCACCGACAGTGGCAGCCTGCGCCGCGGCGAGGGTGTGGTATCGGCTCGGTATGTCATCCACATCCATCACTGACCTGTTCCAATGAAGCCGCTGAAACGAATTGGCGATTTTGAGCGTATGAATCCACGTGACATCGCGCTGGCGAATCAGGTCATCGACAAACTCCCGGTCCGACGGGGCAACCTGGACCGCGTTGGAGTTTAAATATTGGGGATCCAGAACCTGGCGAACGCGCCCGGAAAAGCCCACGTGCGGCCAGGGTTGATACGTGATGGTTCGCGCAACGTCGAATTCCGCCTTTGCTTGTGCGATCTGTTCCTTGGACCACGGACGATTCGAAATTCCAACTATCGTCACCTGTCCAAGGCTGTGAAGCGTCTTCGCGATTTGCCGGGTTCTGACGCCGGCTCCGCTGTTTCCCAGCGGAGGTGCTGTGCAAAGAAAAAGAATCGATGGCCTCATCGGCTGCCTCTCCCATTGGCCATCGCCGGTGACGGACAAACGGTCGAAGCCGGTTCTGCCTGGACCTCAGCCGTTCCGGAAACGGCGTAACGAGCGGGACCTTTTCGCTGGACCAGATATTCGCGGCAAAACGCCCTCATTTCCTCCTGACGGATGACTTCGATCGACGGCAAGCGGCCCGCCAATCGGCCGTTCCGATCCAGGATTCGCGCCCAGGCGAGTTGGAGCTCAGCCCAGGTCAACCGGGGCACGATCATGCGCGAACGTTGCTGCTTCCAATGATGAAAGATATAGGCGCGGGATCTTCCCATTTTGCGCGCCAGTGTGAGCAGCGAATCCCGCGTCAGTCGTGTTGTGTCAAAATGATGTTCCACGGCAACGTCCAACGATCCCTTCAAACGAAAACCCGCCGCCGTCATTTGCCAGGAGAACAGGGCTTCATCAAAGAACCCGAGTGCACCGGGTCCGAGTTGCGTATCGAAGGCCCGGACTTTACTCAATACGCGACGATGAAACGCCATGTTCGCCCCGATCATGTTCACTGGTTTTTCGGGATCGAGATAGTCGCTCGAAGCGAACCAGGCGCGCAACAGGACGAGGGGCGGGCGCGACATGCGATGGGCGATGTGCGGAGGAAAGACAATTCCGCCGGCAACGGCATCACAGCGTCCGTCTGCGATCGGCCGGCACATGCCCTCGATCCAATTGGACGGAACCCGGACGTCATCGTCGGTGAACACGATAACGTCGCCTGTGGCTTCCTTAAGGCCGCGATTTCGGGCGAAGCATTGCCCGGGCGTCGGCTCCATCACGTGGCGGAGGCGGAGATTGTTGCAGACGGCATTTTGCAAGACCTGCGAGGTGTGATCGGTGGAGCCATTGTCCACGACCAACAATTCGGCGGACCAACCGGCAGGAATTTCCGCAGATGCGATCGATTGCAGTGTCATGCGCAAGCTGTCCGCCCGGTCGCGCGTGCAAATGATGATGGAAATGGTCACGATGGAATAACGGAAATCCAGTGGAGCATACTACGGTCAACGAACCAGTCTTTTGAGCCGGGCGGGGAGGGACCGCGCGGATTTGCGCAGCCGCATGGAAGCGGGTGCAAACAAGTTCCAGAATTCAAAATTCGCATTGGCGGCTTCGATGTCGCCCCTGCTGTTGTAGAACTGGAAGCGCTTCCACGCGATCTCACAGATTTCGCGTGCCCCCTTTTTTGGGTCGAACCTCTGATGCCGTTCCGAAAAGATTCGATGGAGGCGTTGCAGGTCGCGCAAACCCTCCGCAGTGCGACTCAACCGGCTCGATTGGTTAACGTCCGTCATGCGGTAAGCCGCAAGAATTTCCGGCAGAACCACGCCGCCTCCCTTGCTGATGACCCGCGTCCACATCTCACAGTCGAGCGAGAAGGTCAGGTCGTTTCGAAATCCACCGTGTGCCTCATAAAATGAACGCCTGACGACGATTGCCGGGCATTGAATCGGAGTGGTGTAAAAGAAGTCTTCAACAGCAGTCCCGCCTGTTTCCAGGTCCGGAATTCTCGGCGTTGTCGTTTTCGACACACCCGCGGAATCGACCAGATGCGCGCGTGTGGCCATCAGGTTTACGGAAGGGTGCGCTTCCGCCGCCCGCCCCAACGCTGCATAGAATCCGGGCAGGATGTAATCGTCCTGATGCAGCAGGTGAACCCAGGTGCCGCGTGCGCGTTCGATGCAGTAGTTCCAACAACCCGCGAGCCCAAGATTCTTCGGGGTGCGGCTGTAGCCGATGCGATCTCCTGCAATTCGTCGCACCCATTCCTGGACGGATACTGTTGGTGAACAATCGTCCACCACTTCAATCTGCATTTCGGCCGGCGAAAGCGATTGTTGCAGAACGCTGTCCAAGGCCTGCTTGAACCACTCTGCGGGCGGATTGTACGCGGGGATCATCACCGACCAAACCGGCCGCGTAAGCTCATTTGTTGAATGCGCAACCATTCTTATTACGGCATTGCCAGCGTCGCCTTGTGAGTTGCCGGGCCGTTCTGCACCGTGATATCCGCACGGTTGCTTTTCATGCCGGGGATTCTCCGGAAATCTTCCAGAGTCCGGGATAATTCATTCGTTAATCGCGCCATTCCGGATGCCGCGGCCCAATGGTTTTCCACGTGGCGCCGGGCATTCGCTCCCTCCTCCCGCGCAAGTTCCCTTGACCCTGTGAGCTCAGCCACAAGCCGCCCGAGTTCGTCGGGGTCGAAGTGATTCACGAGTCGGCCATTGGCTCCGTGGTGGATGGACTCGCGCAACCCGCCTTCTGCGATACCGACGACACTCGTCCCGCAGGCGTTGGCTTCGAGCGGTGCCAAACCAAATGGCTCCAAGCGCGGCGTGTAAAGCAGGACGCTGGCGCGGCTCAGGATCGACACCAATTCCGCATCGGGAACGCGGATCCTGGTCTCCCAACGCACCTGAAGCGAGCGCGCAAGGTCCGCGAGGGATTTCGCATACCCTGAACTGGGAGACATGTTGCCGATCCACAGAAATGGCGGACGCGCGGCGTCGGGAATCGTCGCCAGCGCACGCAACGCCCGGTCGGGACCCTTGGCCGCATACAGACCTCCGAGCCCGACAACAAAGCCTTCCTTCGGTTCTCCCGTAGGCTTGAAGCCTTTCACATCGACGCCCAGATAACAGACGCGGCTTTCCAGTCCATACGTTCGCAACACGGTTTCCCGGCTGAAAAGAGAATTCACCAGGATTGTGGAAAATGCTTTCGCATTTCTGATTTCCTCCCTCACCTGGAGCCGCAGCGCGCGTTTGCCGAGCAGGTCAGCGAGTTGCGACTTGAAGTAACGACTGCGTGATTGACCTGCGCGCTCGGGAAGCGCCGCCCATGGAAAACCGGCTCCGTGCTGCGAGCCCGGCATGCATTCGTACAAATGCCGAAAAGGTTCCCCGAGATAAATGACGGAAGGAATCTGAACATGCCGCGCGATGGGCGATACTGCGAAGGCGGCACACGAATTCGCGAATAATAGATCGAAGCCTTTTGATTGGATGTCAGCGGCGCACAAAAGGCAATGTTCATCCATCGCTCCCAAACGCGCGGTCATCGCGCTGACGGGCCGCCATCGCACCTTCCTGCCCCCCGCCCGCGACGCCAATGGAACGACATTCTCGCGGCACAATTGTGAGAGCGGGAGGTATGTCTGGTCGGCGGTCGGCGGACACCACGCTTCCACCTTGTGCCCCTGGGCGAGCAAACCCTCGACGTGGTGGAACAACGCCCGTTTTCCGCCGCCGCTGGGTAGGTTGTGCCAAACTGCAATCTTCATCGGACCTGGCAAATCGAATTCAAAACGGCCGGCCGCACGATTCTAATTGGTCGTGGAAGCGGCGGCGCTCAAGGCATCTTGCGATGAGATCCTCCCGCCTTGCGGGGGCGCGGAGATCTTGACCAGGCCGTAGGGCTGGTAATTAGGAGTTCGTCTGCGTTCGTGGTTGAGATGCCGGAGATATGCGATTCTTCGAATGAGGTTCAATTCCCAGAGTTCCAATCCTTCCGATTGGATGTTCTTTCCGGCGGCGAGTACCCGCTTCATAAAGAGCCTTAAAGCCGCACGACCGGCGTGATACGTGGGCGACTCGATGGATTGATGCTTCCAGTGCCACGCCACATAGGCTTCCGACTCCCCTTCGCCCTTGGCTCGATCCAACAGCGCCGCTCGCGAAAGCCGATCGGGTAAAAAATGATGCTCCATCTCGGCTTCAACGGCCATCCGCAGACGAAACCCTGCGCGTTTCACCTGAAACGAAAACAGCGAGTCATCCCAGAATCCAAGCCTTCCCGGTCCAAGCTCGGGATCGAATCCTGGTACTCGCGTCAAAACGTTGCGGGAAAACGCCATGTTCGCGCCCACCATGGCTTCAGGTTCTTGCCGATTGAGGTTTTCTGTGGAGGTCAGCATGCCCCGATGAGTCGACGTCATCCAACTACGCAACAGATGCGGCGCAATGCGAACCGTACCCACCGTGGCGTCGGCACGATCCGCGGCAATCGGCTCGACGAGCGACCGCAGCCAGCCCGGGCTCGGTCGAACGTCGTCGTCGGTAAAGACGATGATCTGACCGCTGGCGACGGCCATTCCTGCGTGCCGGGCATTAACCTGGCCGCGGTTAGGTTCGAACACGTACCTCACCTCGAAGCCTGGAATCTCGGCCCGCTGAGCGACTTCCTGTGTTCCATCCGTGGAACCATTGTCGGCGATAATCACCTCGGCCGTCCCGTGTTCCAACGGGAGGACAACCCGGAAGTTCTGCAGCGTTTGGCGCAGAGAATCCGCGCGGTTGCGAGTGCAGATGATGATCGAAACATTCATGCGGCAAAAAGCGCTTCAGTGATTCACTCGGGCAGCCAGGGCGGGGGCGAAAGCCTGCTTGGTCATCCCCTTGACGCAGGTTTTCACCAGGCGCATCTGAGCCCAAAATCCTTCGCCAGCTGCGGTCGAAAGAACGGCGTGGCGCAGGCCGGCCACATAGTAGCGATTGGCCGTCGCCTGCCGCGCGTAAGTGAGCCGGCGCAACGGCTCCTTCGTTGGGATGATCTGTTTGGAAACGATTGCGTCGACGTTTAGAACGACATTTCGGCGTTGTGCCGCAGCCGTCAGCGCCATTCGCTTCATTTCAGACCACGTCGTGAATTTTCGGTGATTGATGCTTTCCGGATGCTGGCGCCACAGGAGAAGAATCTCTGGCAGATTGACTGCTTTGCCGATTTCTGCCAGGCGAAGGAACAGATCAAGGTCCTGCGTTGTGGTAAAACGCTCGTCGTAACCGCCAACATCCCGGACGGCTTGCGTGCGCATCATCACGACGGGATGGGTCATAGCCCCGCCATCCCCATTCAGCAGCCGCCGATCGATGTCTTCGTGCTGAAATGCCACACCGCGTTTTCCAATCGGCCAGCCGCGGGAATCCACGAGCAACACTTCGCTTCCGACAATAACGAGTTCAG
The Verrucomicrobiia bacterium DNA segment above includes these coding regions:
- a CDS encoding glycosyltransferase family 2 protein; amino-acid sequence: MNVSIIICTRNRADSLRQTLQNFRVVLPLEHGTAEVIIADNGSTDGTQEVAQRAEIPGFEVRYVFEPNRGQVNARHAGMAVASGQIIVFTDDDVRPSPGWLRSLVEPIAADRADATVGTVRIAPHLLRSWMTSTHRGMLTSTENLNRQEPEAMVGANMAFSRNVLTRVPGFDPELGPGRLGFWDDSLFSFQVKRAGFRLRMAVEAEMEHHFLPDRLSRAALLDRAKGEGESEAYVAWHWKHQSIESPTYHAGRAALRLFMKRVLAAGKNIQSEGLELWELNLIRRIAYLRHLNHERRRTPNYQPYGLVKISAPPQGGRISSQDALSAAASTTN
- a CDS encoding glycosyltransferase family 4 protein; this encodes MRPSILFLCTAPPLGNSGAGVRTRQIAKTLHSLGQVTIVGISNRPWSKEQIAQAKAEFDVARTITYQPWPHVGFSGRVRQVLDPQYLNSNAVQVAPSDREFVDDLIRQRDVTWIHTLKIANSFQRLHWNRSVMDVDDIPSRYHTLAAAQAATVGAKLKRWRNAFAEKRRERLCLDRFDVLTVCKESDREHFDNDPRVHVVPNGFATPESVAPRSIVPGQPRLGMIGHFEHLPNLDGLKWFASEVWPHVRSKVPSAELRLVGKGSDSLSQKLNVPQIKGLGFVHDVAQEMATWSGMIVPTRLGGGTHLKVAEGLARRVPIVMTPHGARGYDVSHGCEALIAESSSEFAIACQRILLDPALGNRLAEAGWRLFNTRYSWESIAPTIAATVDHCLALNPKLADAALS
- a CDS encoding glycosyltransferase family 4 protein; the encoded protein is MKIAVWHNLPSGGGKRALFHHVEGLLAQGHKVEAWCPPTADQTYLPLSQLCRENVVPLASRAGGRKVRWRPVSAMTARLGAMDEHCLLCAADIQSKGFDLLFANSCAAFAVSPIARHVQIPSVIYLGEPFRHLYECMPGSQHGAGFPWAALPERAGQSRSRYFKSQLADLLGKRALRLQVREEIRNAKAFSTILVNSLFSRETVLRTYGLESRVCYLGVDVKGFKPTGEPKEGFVVGLGGLYAAKGPDRALRALATIPDAARPPFLWIGNMSPSSGYAKSLADLARSLQVRWETRIRVPDAELVSILSRASVLLYTPRLEPFGLAPLEANACGTSVVGIAEGGLRESIHHGANGRLVNHFDPDELGRLVAELTGSRELAREEGANARRHVENHWAAASGMARLTNELSRTLEDFRRIPGMKSNRADITVQNGPATHKATLAMP
- a CDS encoding glycosyltransferase, translated to MIADAAEPRVSVIMSVHNGQKYLRSAVRSILDQTFADFEFLIVNDGSVDGSARLLSKLARADRRVIVIDTPNQGLTKSLNLAIRRARGKFIARMDADDISLPQRFEIQLRAFDQNPELVIVGSEVLLVDSRGWPIGKRGVAFQHEDIDRRLLNGDGGAMTHPVVMMRTQAVRDVGGYDERFTTTQDLDLFLRLAEIGKAVNLPEILLLWRQHPESINHRKFTTWSEMKRMALTAAAQRRNVVLNVDAIVSKQIIPTKEPLRRLTYARQATANRYYVAGLRHAVLSTAAGEGFWAQMRLVKTCVKGMTKQAFAPALAARVNH
- a CDS encoding polysaccharide pyruvyl transferase family protein produces the protein MKVGIITVHSVPNYGAVLQAYALATYLQKTGRTVHTIDYRQPQLEEMYRLRWKLPPPVNHWIRLRRNTRFVESQLPLSPRRYRSVDEFIPDVGNYDAFIAGSDQVWFTGPVQYFDPMFFLNFPVNGQRKISYAASSGGTTAFGEFESQVKNALADFDHVGVRDSHTANLVAPLSPSVPVQVVDPVFLCDFGDLIDPKPPLSEPYLLVFGDFTRGLGPALQKIIEATGLKTVVSLQYPCHQATKRIPSPGPAEWLSWFRHASFVVTSYFHGTAIAAKFERPFISIPTPGRRIKVATMLDWMHLSSRCLLDSPSPEAAAALAIQPIDWNRSRAALQEQIKVSQQFIETALK
- a CDS encoding glycosyltransferase family A protein, whose amino-acid sequence is MSTDRSICVVIPTFNRSQLVALAIRSVLSQTHPPSEIIVVDDGSTDDTSAVLAKFADRIRVIRQENGGLSAARNTGIQAARSEWVSFLDDDDEYAPDRLAIASASIEKHPTADAHLTNTAIVAQDGPELNLFKIRGVESGQLMKLERPLTWVLRGCFFAQSLVARRKTLQEIGLFRKTFYEDMDLFVRLARQAQWIVDERPALRLIRRQNTSAMSDDWRSKPVTRCEALIRIHREALNHPNITPAELQVVRTGLATHLFDLGTALTFSGNASTARIHFSEAARTFPARHSRIKATAAGIGGKPVLKLLQKIAQRRRGLIR
- a CDS encoding glycosyltransferase family 2 protein; translation: MTISIIICTRDRADSLRMTLQSIASAEIPAGWSAELLVVDNGSTDHTSQVLQNAVCNNLRLRHVMEPTPGQCFARNRGLKEATGDVIVFTDDDVRVPSNWIEGMCRPIADGRCDAVAGGIVFPPHIAHRMSRPPLVLLRAWFASSDYLDPEKPVNMIGANMAFHRRVLSKVRAFDTQLGPGALGFFDEALFSWQMTAAGFRLKGSLDVAVEHHFDTTRLTRDSLLTLARKMGRSRAYIFHHWKQQRSRMIVPRLTWAELQLAWARILDRNGRLAGRLPSIEVIRQEEMRAFCREYLVQRKGPARYAVSGTAEVQAEPASTVCPSPAMANGRGSR
- a CDS encoding glycosyltransferase; protein product: MVAHSTNELTRPVWSVMIPAYNPPAEWFKQALDSVLQQSLSPAEMQIEVVDDCSPTVSVQEWVRRIAGDRIGYSRTPKNLGLAGCWNYCIERARGTWVHLLHQDDYILPGFYAALGRAAEAHPSVNLMATRAHLVDSAGVSKTTTPRIPDLETGGTAVEDFFYTTPIQCPAIVVRRSFYEAHGGFRNDLTFSLDCEMWTRVISKGGGVVLPEILAAYRMTDVNQSSRLSRTAEGLRDLQRLHRIFSERHQRFDPKKGAREICEIAWKRFQFYNSRGDIEAANANFEFWNLFAPASMRLRKSARSLPARLKRLVR